Below is a window of Theropithecus gelada isolate Dixy chromosome 15, Tgel_1.0, whole genome shotgun sequence DNA.
CTGTATTTCCTCGTCAGGGAAGTGGGCATGGCattgttgggaagattaaatgggGTGTGGGTGAAGATCCAGTGAGTGTTACCAGCTGTGTTGTGGATGTAAACTTAGCAGTTAATGTGGCAGGCTGTGCCTTATGCCTGCTGAGCAACTGCTGGCTTCCCCGTTATTCTGTACTCTTGGATTTCCCTGAATTTCATTAGGCCTTTATGTAATCCTTGCACAGCGGTCCTCTGTCCCAAATGCTCTTCCCCATTGGTCTTTCTTAACCTGTATCTTAACTACTCTTCCTTGGCCCTTAGCTCAGCTGGCACTTAAGGGACACTTAGCAAATAATCAGACACCCATCCAGGCAGATGGACGTGGGTGGTCTGACATGGGAACCTAATATTTTGAAAGCTCcttaggtgattctaatgtgagCAGGGCTGAAAATCCCCCTCCTTAAGCACATAGGCACTTAGGAGGGGTCTAGATTCCATTGTGGCCAAGTCTGCAGTTTACAGTCCTGGACAAGACAAGCCCAACCCCCAGTTTATGCTATGGTGATAGCTGTGCTGAAGGTGGGAAGGTGCCCTTAAGTACTTGAGATGTTGCCAAGTGAGAAGTGGTGGGCAGGTTTCAAGGCTGTAGTTCACATCTGGACACCATGTTGATTATATTCCTTTATTTCCAGTCTCCGAAAAAGGTTGGTGATGACATTGCCAAGGCAACGGGTGACTGGAAGGGCCTGAGGATTACAGTGAAACTGACCATTCAGAACAGACAGGCCCAGGTATTTACTTGTGCTTGGTTTTGGGATTGGAGGGTAGGGGGACAGAGGTAGCAACCCTCTGGGATTCCTGAATAGAGTATTTCTGCCACCATTGGTGAGCTGAGTGATTTTACCTTGTTGGGGAGGCTTTGTCAAGAGTATGGACCTAGGGCAGAGACTTGGACAGTGTGTGGCCATGATTTTTGAAAGTCAGCATGCTTTCAAAAGCAGTATTCATTGGAGGTGGAGTATTAACTCAGGAATCTCCTCTGCAGATTGAGGTGgtgccttctgcctctgccctgaTCATCAAAGCCCTCAAGGAACCaccaagagacagaaagaaacagaaaaacagtgaGTTGTCTTTTCCCTAGTTTGGTTTTGGTAATGGTTTGTGAGAAGTTTGATATATATGGCTGTTTTCCCTTGAAGGAAACCTGGGGTTGACATGGCTATTGGATGTTGATACGGTTAAGGCTGCTAGAGCCAGGTAGTGTCAAAAAGTGCCATATAtgctgggtggctcacacctgtgtaatcccagcactctgggagactgaggcaggtggatcacttgaggtcaggagtttgagaccagcctggccaacatggtgaaacccccatctccaccaaaaaatacgaaaattatccTGGTGGTGCtggcctgtagtcctggctactctgatgactgaggcaggagaatccctcaaacccgagaggtggaggtggtagcagtgagccagattcgtgccactgcactacagcctgggtgacagtgagacactgtctcaaaaaaaacaaaaaaagtgccGACGTGTAGTCCCTGTGTGGGGCAGGCCCCAGTCAGTGCATGTGGGAGGAAGACGTCAGCAACAGTGACCTATAATCAGGAGAGCACATAGAGCCGGCAGCTACTGGGCAGTTTAACTGTCCCTGGCAATTTAAGCTTGtcatttctcatctctaaaacagtTCTGCCATGTCAGATTTGTGAAGGCTTGGTTTTGCCCTCAGCCAcccgccactgcacctgaccaggtCTCTGTTGGCTGGTGCAATCCAGTGGTGAGCTGATAGTAAACCCCAGCTTAGGAAACAGAGTTGTTCTTCATGTGGATGACTCTGTGCCGAAAGCATGGGAACAGCCTAGAAATGAAATGAAGGACACATGATCTGCTTTGGCTTCAGACTGTAACAGAgcttttgctgttttctcttctgcagTTAAACACAGTGGGAACATCACTTTTGATGAGATCATCAACATTGCTCGACAGATGCGGCACCGATCCTTAGCCAGAGAACTCTCTGGTAAGAGCAGGACAACATGTAACCGCTGTAACTGTAGTTGTGTTTTCACTGAGTGATGACATTCTTCCCACTTAAAGGGTGCTCAGTGAGACCCAAGATGGGGTGCAGTTTTCTGAGACTGAAAGAATGGATGGCTCTTAAATTGGATGTGTTTAATCTGGGCATCAGGGACCCATGGAAGCTTTGCATTCAGGGTCATGGGACCAGATGGAGCTCTGCACTGTATTAGGGGAGCAGGAACCTCATTCTTTTCCATTGCCTGCTATGAACCCCTTGAGTATTCCCCAGTATGAGGATTATGAGGGACTGAGCCAGCACCTCCAGTGTCACCATTTCTTTACTAAAGGAACCATTAAAGAGATCCTGGGGACTGCCCAGTCTGTGGGCTGTAATGTTGATGGCCGCCACCCTCATGACATCATAGATGACATCAACAGTGGTGCTGTGGAATGCCCAGCCGTAAGTGacttttttgcttcattttccaTTGTTACAATAGGGGCAAAAGGGGGGCCACCCAATGTATTCACAGAGATAAGCTGGGAAGTTTTGGAAATGGTCACTGGTGGGGTTGGGATAATCCTTTTAAACTTTCCCTTTTACTGatagactttttttcctttcccacaGAGTTAAGCACAAAGGAAAGTATTTCAATAAAGGATCATTTGACAACTGGTGGATTTTTTGGTGTGGCGTCTTCCTTGAGGGAGCTAGCTCCTTTGTAGGGTAGTCAGTGGGGTCAAGGTGGCAGAGCCTGTGGAGAAGTAAGAAGCACCTTGTAGTGGGTAACAAAACTGCCCTGTATGGGCTGGGCTGCCTCAgaaaggaagcttttttttttttggagatggagtttctgctcttgttgcccaggctggagtgcaatggcacgatcttggttcaccacaacctctgccttccatgttcaagcaattctccagcctcagcctcctgagtagctgggattacagacacatgctaccacgcccggctaatttttatttttagtaaaaacaaggtttcgccatattgctcaggccggtctcgaactcctgacctcgatctgcctgcctttggcctcccaaagtgttgggattacaggcgtgagccaccatgcctggccaggaaacaCTTTTTATAGACTATAGTGAAGCCTTTCCTAAGAAATGCTCTAACACAAAACCTGAACACATGGGGAGTGTAGCTGTCCATTCCTGACCAGCTGAAGTTACAGTGGGTTGGGGGCCCAGGACCCGTTTTGCTAGCCATTCCAGTGCACAGCGAGGGCTCAGAACCAGTGATACAACAGATAAACCTGACCACTCTCCTGGACTAAGGATTAGTCCTGGACTAATCCTTTGGTTCTGTGAAAGTGAGGTTCACGTCATCTGTTTAACTGTAAACTGTTATTCCAACCTTTTCTTTGAACTCAGGTGGCTTACAGTATTTGCTGTCTCACCTTGTCTCAAGTCTCATCTTCCCACAGTTGTTCCTTCTGATCAACTTTCTAGAGCCTGTGCTCATCACTCCCTTTTGTTTTAAGATGAACCTTGAGGCACGACCTGGGAGAGGATTCTGGGTACTGGAGTAAAGGGAAATGGTGGCCCAGAGAAATTGATTTCCCCTTTATGACTCATTTGTTTGCACAGTAGTTTTCGCCAGTGGCCTCTAGGTCAGTGCTTTTGTCACCCCAGGTTGGAGAACTACCTTAAGTGGAAAGGACTACCTGGACCCCCTGAGTTAGGGAGAGGATTCTATTTCGGATacagtggcttttgcctgtaatcccagaactttgggaggctgcggcaggagcattccttgaggtcaggaattaagaccagcctgggcaacatagccagacacTTTCTCcaaaaagctagctgggtgtggtggcttgtgtgCCTGGCTACTTGTGATGCTGAGGTGGTAGGGTGCGGAAGTGGAGACTTCAGCAAGCTATGGTtatactgctgcactccagcctaggcgagaaTGAGGGGCTGGCACAAAAGCATTCCAGTGTCCTAGAAGGGACTGCACCAAGTCACCAAGGAAACAGTAAATAAGACAGTAAGCAGGCCAAAGGCAAAAGTCTGGATCTGTAATAGAAGGGGAGCACTACTGTTCTCcatgagggagaaaggagaatgagGAGCCAGGGGCAGTTTATGGCTCACCTGCCTCTGAGTCCAGCATGGCTGTCACACACCTGCCCGTCCTGGGTGCTTCCTATTCTCCATGGAAAGGGATGTGCCTCCCAATTCATTAGCAGCACACTCTACCCTCAACATGAGTAACCTCTgggtgggctcttttttgttgagatgcagtcttgctcttgcccaggctggagtgcagtgttgcaatcttggctcactgcaacctctgcctcctgggttcaagtgattctcctgcttcagcctcctgagtagctgggattacaggcacgtgccaccgcaccccacaagtttttgtatttttagtggagatggggtttcaccatgttggtcaggctggtctcaaactcctgaccttgtgatctgcctgggTGGGCTCTTTCTAACAGTAACAAGCTCTACAAAGGCTGGGCCTGGCTGTGCTTTTCTGAGTTTTGGAACATCAAGGAATGTTCCCCACCTCAAGGAGATTCTGGTATTTCATAGTTGGCTCTAGAATCCCTTTTCTCACTTGTATTTGTATTTACACCCCTTGCCCCAAATTTGATGGTTTTTCAATCATTTCTGGCCAATGCTCTGAGTTCTTTCACAACATTTCTCATTACTTCCAGGAGAAACTGCCAGCATTGCCCAAAGACTTGGCTTTGATGTAGGagccaagttctttttttttttttttttttttctgagacggagtctcgctctgtcgcccaggctggagtgcagtggccggatctcagctcactgcaagctccgcctcccgggttcatgccattctcctggctcaggctcccgagtagctgggactataggcgcccgccacctcgcccggctagttttttttttgtattttttagtagagacggggtttcaccatgttagccaggatggtctcgatctcctgacctcgtgatccacctgtctcagcctcccaaagtgctgggattacaggcttgagccaccgcgcccggccggagccAAGTTCTTTACTCATTGATTTGGTCACTTACTCCGAATAAACTCAGGTTTCTGGAATGCTTACCAAATAAAGTGCTCTGGCCCACTGAATAAAGGCAAACCTGCAACTGAATGGAGCCCTGGATCTTTTGATGCTTGCAGAATGGTGTTATAGAGCTGAGCGTCCACACACAGCATGTGAAATAGTGGCTATTTACTGAATTGCATGTGGCTCTGGGCTGCAGACTCTAAGTTAGATGTCTTCAGATGCTTTCGAGCCTTTAGCATTTCTCAGATCCTCACCCATCTGTCCTGAGTCGGCATGTCCAGGACTCTCCACTTCCACCATGTTCCTGGTTACTCTCCGGCGTGGAGTCTCTGATGTCTGATGAAGGCAGAGCTGCACCGGAAGGCCTTCCCACACTCGCTGCATTCATAGGGTTTCACGCCTGTGTGGATTCTCTGATGCTGACTAAGGGATGAGCTCTGGTTAAACGCTTTACCACACTCGTTACACTCATAAGGTTTTTCTCCGGTGTGGATTATGTGATGTCGAATGAGGGCTGAGCTTTCACTGAAGAATTTCCCACATTCGTTACATTTATATGGCTTCTCCCCGGTGTGGGTCTTTTGGTGGATTATGAGATTCGTACTCTGgctgaaggccttcccacactcGCTGCACTTGTAGGGTTTCTCCCCGGTGTGAGTCCTCTGATGGTTTGTGAGGTTTGCGCTCTGgctgaaggccttcccacatgCAGCACATCTGTAGGGCTTCTCCCCAGTGTGAATCCTCTGGTGCTGAATGAACGCTGCGCAGTAActgaaggccttcccacactcGCTGCACTTGTAGGGCTTCTCCCCAGTGTGAGTCCTCTGGTGGTTCGTGAGGTTTGCGCTGTGACGGAAGGCCTTCCCACAGTCGCTGCATTCGTAGGGCTTCTCTCcggtatgaattctctgatgctgAACAAGAGCTGAGCAGTCACTGAAGGCTTTCTCACACTCGCTGCATCTGTAGGGCTTTTCTCCGGTGTGAGTTCGCTGGTGTTTGGTGAGGTTGGCGTTCTGGCTGAAGGCTCTTCCACATTCACtgcacttgtaaggtttctctccagtgtgaatccTCTGGTGCTGAATGAGAGAGGAGCTCTGgctgaaggccttcccacactcATTGCACtcatagggcttctctccagtgtggctCTTCTGATGCTGAGAAAGGGAAGAACAGTAActgaaggctttgccacattcattacatgcATACGGTTTCGCTCTGTGAGGTTTCGTGATTTCCGAGTTCTTGAAGCGCTTGGTGTGCGTCTCACGTTTGCGAGGTCTCGCTTCCACGGGCACTCTCTGTTGCGGAGAGAGGACTGGTCTCAGGCTGAAGCTCTTCTCAAGCTCACTGGTCCTGTGGTCTGAATCCCCAGGGGGCATCTCTACATGTGGGTCTTGGAATGATTCTTCAGAAAGGGCTTGCTCTAGTGGTGATTCAGATACAATCTtccagcctgaaaaaaaaaaaaaagtgagaaaagccGTTGTGTTCCCTTGGTGGAAGGAAAACCAAAGGCTGAAGGAGTCTGGCCAAGCTCTTACACACACAGGTTTGATGACTCACCTCCTTTCATAAGAGTGTAATGGAGCCTACTACCTACTGAATTCAAAGCCATCATAATGTTGTAGTGCAACGCATTACTCACGTTTGTGGTGATGCTAGTGTAAAAAAAtctactgcactgccagtcatatgaaagtatagcacatacaattatgcaCTGTacataatacttaataaacaACTACGTTACCAGTTTACATATTTACTATacttaatatatacttttaattgagacagagtctcactcaggctggagggcggtggcatagtcacagctcactgcagcctcagcctcctgggctcaagcgatcctgccacctcagtctcctgaatagctggaactacaggagcacaccaccatccctgggtaattttgatattttggagagacagggtctccccacattggccaggctggtctcgaactcctggactcaagtgaccctcccgcctcggcctcccaaagtgctggggattaaaggtgtgagccaccacacccagcctatactatgcttttaatagttattttacaCTGTACTCCTTCCACtaagaaaaaaagttatctgtaaaactgcctcaggcaggtccttcaggaggtttTCCAGAAGGTACTGTTATCTTAGAGATGACGGCTCCATGcttgttattgcccctgaagatcTTCCAGTTGGACAAGATATGGAGGTGTGTCTACACCTCCATATGCATAATTCCATCAGGTCTGGGCTCATGTGTGagtttcttagtttttaacaagagtttaaaaataaaaatagtactacacacacacacacacacacacacacacacacattttgagacaggatctcactgtcgcccaggctggagcacagtggcatgatcatggctcactgcagcctcgaccccctgggctcaagtgatcctcccacctcagcctctgagcagctggtactacaggcctgtgctaccacatccagctagtttttgtattttttgttgagatagggttttgccaagttgtctgggctggtctcaaactcctgggctcaagcgatcctcccacctcagcctcccaaagaaaaatgtgtaaagtaAACTTAGTGTAGCCTTAGTGCACAGTATTTCTAAAGTCCATGTACAGCAATGCCCTCAGCCTTCACATCCACctaccactcactcactcactcacccagagtcctgcaagctccactcatggtaagtgccctatacaggtgtaccattttttatcttttatactgtatttttaccataccttttctttattttttttttttgagatggagtttcgctcttgttgcccaggccggaatgcaatggtgtgatcttggctcactgcagcctctgcctcccgagttcaagcgattctcctgccacagcctcccaagcagctgggattacaggcatgcaccaccacgcccggctaattttgtatttttagtagagacagggtttcaccacgttggccaggctgatcttgaactcctgacctcaggtgatccactcacctcagcctcccaaagtgctgggattagaggcatgagccaccatgcccagcctgatgtagagtttcgctcttgttgcccaggttggagtgcaatggtgtgatctcagctcactgcaacccccacctcctgggttcaagcaattctcctgcctcagcctcccaagtagctgggattacaagcatgcaccaccatgcccggctaattttgcatttttagtagagacagggtttcagtatgttggtcaggctgatctcgaactcctgacctcaggtgatccacccacctcggcctcccaaagtgctgagattacaggtgtgagccaccacacctgaccttgaATTTCTATACACAGTCTTcaaccagactgcctgggttcaaatctgggTTCCACCTCTTACGTGCTCTGTGATTTTGGGCAAACTGTGTAATCTTTTAAAGCCTTGGATTTATCACCTGTGAAAGCAGCTCCCTCATACAatcactgtgaggattaaatgagttaagacaCATAGAGGACCCAGAATGGTAGCTGAGACACAGTAAGTGCTATCTACGTGGTTGTTACTCTGGACCTTCTCCTTATAAACCATCCTAAAGCATGAAGTAGGCTTCCCTCAGAACTGCAAGTGCACACCAATGCCCCCAGTCAACCAAGAGCACAGAGGTCCCCATTGCAGGCTGAGCGCGTCTCTGTGTAACTTGGGAGTCCGATCATCTATGGGTTTGACAGTTTTTAAAAGCAGACCATCTATTtgcgtttaaaaaaaaaaaatcaagagaaagagTGACAAGAAAAGAAGCTAAGGGAAGAAGGGGCAATTCAGAGGACCATGTGATGCTCACAAACGGCCTGTCCCTCAGCTCACCTCTCTTGAGTGCTGGCTCCAGTAGAAGACTGATGACATCTCAGGCCTGACACACCCCAAACAGAGCTACTCATCTCCCTTTTAACCCAGCACCTTTGTTAATCTTCCTACTTACCCAACTGTTCAGGCCAAAACCTAGGGTCATCCTTAATGCCTCCTCCTCTACATCTCACATCCAATCTACCAGCAAGTCCTGTTGGCTTTAACACCAAAATATGTCCTGACCCCTCTCTTACAGGCCACCATCACCTCATTCCCATGTCTGCAAGAGCCGCCTCCTAACTCACCTCCCCACTCCCATGCCTGACCCCGAATGTCCATTCTTCACACATACGCTCAATTCTTTTTCACCAGTGTCACTTGCCAAATGCtcaattcttttaaaacataaatctcatCCCTTGCCTGCATCAAAACTCTTTAATGGCTTATTTTCTTAGGTGACTAAAATCCAAACGCCTTACCATGGTTCCAGTGCCCCTGCACAATCTGTCCCCCGCACACCACTCTTCCTCGTGTTTACTAAGCTCTGGCCACACGGGTTTTCTAATCCTTAAGCAAGCTCATTCCCACATCAAGGTCTCAACATAACGCTGTGGCCCAGAATGTTCCTCTCCTAGGTCTCCTCCACACAGCTGGCTCATCCCCTTCCTTCAGATCTCGGCTCCAATGTCATCTCCAAAGAGTCTTTCCTCTTCATCAGCTCTCCAACAGCTCCCTCCCCTCTATTCCCAACTCAGCCTTGTGCCCCAGTCACTAATCCcttgtattgtatttattttcttcacacaACTCATCACCATAAAAAGTAGATTAGTTATTGTTTGCTCAGTTTATGTTCTTCACGAAGATGTAAGCAGAGACTATGTCCTCATCCCCCGCTCAACAAAGGGGATACATTTTACCCATGGCAGCTAAAATGATGCCAGGTACATACCAAATGCTTAATGCACATTTGCTGATTGATGAATGATTCAATGAATCAGAATTAGTACAACTGGGCAGCAGGGTCTGGGAAAGTGTTAACACCCACCACAGAAGTCCCTAAAATGAGCAGCAGGGAGAATGGCACTTTAAACTCCTGGGTCTGCCACTTGGGAGGGGTAGGGTAGAATAACCCAGGGCCCAAACCCAGCTCTCAGAGGCACAGTGATGCCCAGGACATGCTGTGAGTTAGAGCAGAGGCCATGTTGAGCTCCTCTAATAGCCAGAGTGGAAACTTGCGCCCGACGACTTCTGTTCACTATCATATAGCTTACATAACTCTTCAGTAGGCAacttttttcatatatgtgttaATTGGTGAAAGAAGAAAGACTTTATCATCTACTTTTTCATATATGGAAACATGACTACATAATTCAGTGGTGTGCCTGGAATCCATGTAGTTAATGCATGGCAAGCAGGGATTTTGAGTATATGTCTTTCATACTCAATGAGGTATTATAAGAtatacgtgtatatgtgtgtgtgcgtgtgtatttcacccacagttcctggctcataactcccatagcCACTgctacagtctttttttttttttttttgagacagagtctcgcttagtcacccaggctggagtgcagtggcacgatctcggctcatggcagtctctgcctcccgggttcaagcgattcttgtgcctcagcctcccaagtagctgggattgtaggcatgggccaccacacccagctaatttttgtatttttagtagagatggggtttccccatgttggccaggctggtctcaaactcctgtcctcaggtgatctgcccaactcggcctcccaaagtgctgggattacaggtgtgagccgctgcgcccggccattGCTACAGTCTTCTGTTAAAACGTCAGAGCA
It encodes the following:
- the ZNF79 gene encoding zinc finger protein 79 isoform X1 — translated: MLEEGVLPSPDPALPQEENTGEEGMAAGLLTAGPRGSTFFSSVTVAFAQEGWRCLVSTPRERYKEGIPEKSRNLVLLGLPVSQPGMNSQLEQREGTWMLEGEDVRSPSPGWKIVSESPLEQALSEESFQDPHVEMPPGDSDHRTSELEKSFSLRPVLSPQQRVPVEARPRKRETHTKRFKNSEITKPHRAKPYACNECGKAFSYCSSLSQHQKSHTGEKPYECNECGKAFSQSSSLIQHQRIHTGEKPYKCSECGRAFSQNANLTKHQRTHTGEKPYRCSECEKAFSDCSALVQHQRIHTGEKPYECSDCGKAFRHSANLTNHQRTHTGEKPYKCSECGKAFSYCAAFIQHQRIHTGEKPYRCAACGKAFSQSANLTNHQRTHTGEKPYKCSECGKAFSQSTNLIIHQKTHTGEKPYKCNECGKFFSESSALIRHHIIHTGEKPYECNECGKAFNQSSSLSQHQRIHTGVKPYECSECGKAFRCSSAFIRHQRLHAGE
- the ZNF79 gene encoding zinc finger protein 79 isoform X3; translated protein: MAAGLLTAGPRGSTFFSSVTVAFAQEGWRCLVSTPRERYKEGIPEKSRNLVLLGLPVSQPGMNSQLEQREGTWMLEGEDVRSPSPGWKIVSESPLEQALSEESFQDPHVEMPPGDSDHRTSELEKSFSLRPVLSPQQRVPVEARPRKRETHTKRFKNSEITKPHRAKPYACNECGKAFSYCSSLSQHQKSHTGEKPYECNECGKAFSQSSSLIQHQRIHTGEKPYKCSECGRAFSQNANLTKHQRTHTGEKPYRCSECEKAFSDCSALVQHQRIHTGEKPYECSDCGKAFRHSANLTNHQRTHTGEKPYKCSECGKAFSYCAAFIQHQRIHTGEKPYRCAACGKAFSQSANLTNHQRTHTGEKPYKCSECGKAFSQSTNLIIHQKTHTGEKPYKCNECGKFFSESSALIRHHIIHTGEKPYECNECGKAFNQSSSLSQHQRIHTGVKPYECSECGKAFRCSSAFIRHQRLHAGE
- the RPL12 gene encoding 60S ribosomal protein L12 isoform X1, with the protein product MLRGLWLGGSLCSDTNPSFPPVYLRCTGGEVGATSALAPKIGPLGLSPKKVGDDIAKATGDWKGLRITVKLTIQNRQAQIEVVPSASALIIKALKEPPRDRKKQKNIKHSGNITFDEIINIARQMRHRSLARELSGTIKEILGTAQSVGCNVDGRHPHDIIDDINSGAVECPAVSDFFASFSIVTIGAKGGPPNVFTEISWEVLEMVTGGVGIILLNFPFY
- the RPL12 gene encoding 60S ribosomal protein L12 isoform X4; amino-acid sequence: MLRGLWLGGSLCSDTNPSFPPVYLRCTGGEVGATSALAPKIGPLGLSPKKVGDDIAKATGDWKGLRITVKLTIQNRQAQIEVVPSASALIIKALKEPPRDRKKQKNIKHSGNITFDEIINIARQMRHRSLARELSGTIKEILGTAQSVGCNVDGRHPHDIIDDINSGAVECPAS
- the ZNF79 gene encoding zinc finger protein 79 isoform X2; the protein is MDTLLPSPDPALPQEENTGEEGMAAGLLTAGPRGSTFFSSVTVAFAQEGWRCLVSTPRERYKEGIPEKSRNLVLLGLPVSQPGMNSQLEQREGTWMLEGEDVRSPSPGWKIVSESPLEQALSEESFQDPHVEMPPGDSDHRTSELEKSFSLRPVLSPQQRVPVEARPRKRETHTKRFKNSEITKPHRAKPYACNECGKAFSYCSSLSQHQKSHTGEKPYECNECGKAFSQSSSLIQHQRIHTGEKPYKCSECGRAFSQNANLTKHQRTHTGEKPYRCSECEKAFSDCSALVQHQRIHTGEKPYECSDCGKAFRHSANLTNHQRTHTGEKPYKCSECGKAFSYCAAFIQHQRIHTGEKPYRCAACGKAFSQSANLTNHQRTHTGEKPYKCSECGKAFSQSTNLIIHQKTHTGEKPYKCNECGKFFSESSALIRHHIIHTGEKPYECNECGKAFNQSSSLSQHQRIHTGVKPYECSECGKAFRCSSAFIRHQRLHAGE
- the RPL12 gene encoding 60S ribosomal protein L12 isoform X3, producing the protein MPPKFDPNEIKVVYLRCTGGEVGATSALAPKIGPLGLIEVVPSASALIIKALKEPPRDRKKQKNIKHSGNITFDEIINIARQMRHRSLARELSGTIKEILGTAQSVGCNVDGRHPHDIIDDINSGAVECPAVSDFFASFSIVTIGAKGGPPNVFTEISWEVLEMVTGGVGIILLNFPFY
- the ZNF79 gene encoding zinc finger protein 79 isoform X4, which codes for MPPGDSDHRTSELEKSFSLRPVLSPQQRVPVEARPRKRETHTKRFKNSEITKPHRAKPYACNECGKAFSYCSSLSQHQKSHTGEKPYECNECGKAFSQSSSLIQHQRIHTGEKPYKCSECGRAFSQNANLTKHQRTHTGEKPYRCSECEKAFSDCSALVQHQRIHTGEKPYECSDCGKAFRHSANLTNHQRTHTGEKPYKCSECGKAFSYCAAFIQHQRIHTGEKPYRCAACGKAFSQSANLTNHQRTHTGEKPYKCSECGKAFSQSTNLIIHQKTHTGEKPYKCNECGKFFSESSALIRHHIIHTGEKPYECNECGKAFNQSSSLSQHQRIHTGVKPYECSECGKAFRCSSAFIRHQRLHAGE
- the RPL12 gene encoding 60S ribosomal protein L12 isoform X5, which codes for MPPKFDPNEIKVVYLRCTGGEVGATSALAPKIGPLGLSPKKVGDDIAKATGDWKGLRITVKLTIQNRQAQIEVVPSASALIIKALKEPPRDRKKQKNIKHSGNITFDEIINIARQMRHRSLARELSGTIKEILGTAQSVGCNVDGRHPHDIIDDINSGAVECPAS
- the RPL12 gene encoding 60S ribosomal protein L12 isoform X2, whose amino-acid sequence is MPPKFDPNEIKVVYLRCTGGEVGATSALAPKIGPLGLSPKKVGDDIAKATGDWKGLRITVKLTIQNRQAQIEVVPSASALIIKALKEPPRDRKKQKNIKHSGNITFDEIINIARQMRHRSLARELSGTIKEILGTAQSVGCNVDGRHPHDIIDDINSGAVECPAVSDFFASFSIVTIGAKGGPPNVFTEISWEVLEMVTGGVGIILLNFPFY
- the RPL12 gene encoding 60S ribosomal protein L12 isoform X6; translated protein: MPPKFDPNEIKVVYLRCTGGEVGATSALAPKIGPLGLIEVVPSASALIIKALKEPPRDRKKQKNIKHSGNITFDEIINIARQMRHRSLARELSGTIKEILGTAQSVGCNVDGRHPHDIIDDINSGAVECPAS